In the Candidatus Electrothrix sp. GW3-4 genome, one interval contains:
- a CDS encoding 3-hydroxyacyl-ACP dehydratase FabZ family protein produces MEATMEASESNEPMGQDFIQERIPHRPPFLWLDRILELDETTIRAEKLLPADLEVFQGHYPDYPIMPGVLLCEAVFQAGALLISETLRGEQKIKGVPVLTRILGAKFKREVGPGDTVEIQAGLKERLGPAWFMKGSVRIKGKMAVQVEFACALKEDEQGRVHGFSSP; encoded by the coding sequence ATGGAAGCGACTATGGAAGCTAGCGAAAGTAACGAACCAATGGGCCAGGATTTTATACAGGAGCGCATCCCGCATCGCCCCCCTTTTCTCTGGCTGGACCGGATCCTGGAGCTGGATGAAACAACCATCCGGGCGGAAAAATTACTCCCTGCGGATCTGGAGGTCTTTCAAGGCCATTATCCTGACTATCCTATTATGCCCGGCGTACTGCTCTGCGAGGCAGTCTTCCAAGCCGGTGCCCTGCTGATCAGCGAGACCTTACGCGGAGAACAGAAAATAAAGGGAGTCCCTGTACTGACCCGGATTCTTGGAGCCAAATTCAAACGAGAGGTGGGTCCTGGTGATACGGTTGAAATCCAGGCAGGCCTCAAGGAAAGGCTCGGCCCGGCCTGGTTCATGAAGGGCAGTGTACGAATCAAAGGGAAGATGGCTGTACAGGTCGAATTTGCCTGTGCCTTAAAAGAAGATGAACAGGGGAGAGTACATGGATTTTCTTCGCCTTGA
- the fabG gene encoding 3-oxoacyl-ACP reductase FabG — protein sequence MNTFTEQKAVVTGATRGIGRAIAEALLAKGATVIGLYSGNEQAAEELTSNCPTPERLHLHKVDVSDYQAVAIFFQQVEEQFDTIDILVNNAGIRRDAALAMMHQKDWNQVIAVNLTGGYNMTKFAVPLMMKQKYGRIIFITSPMGQLGFAGQANYSASKAGQVGMMKSLSKEVAKRKITANCVSPGFIGTDFLNGLSEAQVKAYKKMVPARRFGTPEEVANAVLFLAGKDAAYINGSVLEVTGGL from the coding sequence GTGAATACCTTTACAGAACAAAAAGCTGTGGTCACCGGGGCCACCCGAGGTATCGGGCGAGCAATTGCAGAGGCCCTGCTGGCAAAAGGCGCAACCGTGATCGGGCTTTATAGCGGGAATGAGCAGGCGGCAGAAGAGCTTACCTCGAACTGCCCTACGCCTGAACGCCTCCATCTCCATAAGGTCGATGTCAGTGATTATCAGGCGGTGGCAATTTTTTTTCAGCAGGTGGAAGAGCAGTTTGATACCATTGACATCCTGGTGAACAATGCTGGCATTCGCCGTGATGCAGCCCTGGCCATGATGCATCAAAAAGACTGGAACCAGGTCATTGCGGTCAACCTGACAGGGGGCTACAACATGACCAAATTCGCCGTCCCCTTGATGATGAAACAAAAATACGGGCGGATTATCTTTATTACCTCACCCATGGGCCAGCTTGGCTTTGCTGGCCAGGCCAATTATTCCGCCTCCAAGGCAGGCCAGGTCGGGATGATGAAATCCCTCTCCAAAGAGGTGGCCAAGCGGAAGATCACGGCAAACTGCGTCTCTCCCGGTTTTATCGGCACAGATTTCCTTAACGGCCTCAGTGAGGCGCAGGTCAAGGCCTATAAGAAAATGGTGCCTGCGCGGCGCTTCGGCACCCCCGAGGAGGTGGCGAATGCCGTCCTTTTCCTTGCTGGTAAGGACGCGGCCTATATCAACGGCTCAGTTCTGGAAGTAACAGGAGGCCTGTAA
- a CDS encoding IS1634 family transposase — protein sequence MIANLTSEEQGVFDKDKLQIITERVDDIPLLIAQMIRMGLREIIDRHIPQHGNQRQLSWGWTTVIWMAHIITEGDHRKVSMSEYVQEMQHTLSFLADQPVVPLDFSDDRLAHLLRHLSNNTCWSKIEADLNQQTIEVYNLEPETIRCDATTVSADQEITEDGLVQFGHSKDNAKLPQIKLMSAALDPLGMPLASDVVSGEKADDGLYIPLIARVNESLEKSGLLFSGDCKMSALETWAYLVSSRQHYLCPLPLTGKTSHEITDWINTGIAKDQEDDLVSVFRENYKGELIFAAKGYEFNRTQVFEKDVEKMEWDERVLVVHSPAHARQQTAGLEARLVKAQEKIEALTPPRGRGRRQISDEAELLAAVTKITEAQRVDGLLNIQYEKQIEQKTKYVGRGRGAANREKVTVETVRYQITSIEKNQEAIAEQSTRFGWKAFVTELAADKLSLHDAVLSYRNEYRVECIFGRLKSRLNIAPLFVRKDDQIQGMTYLLTLCVRVMTLIEFVVRRSLKEEKTGLSGMHPENRKKITDKPSAERILKAFSRINLTIIFDQARNVVVRSLKPLSNLQIEIIQRLELDTFVYYGLEN from the coding sequence ATGATAGCGAATTTGACATCAGAAGAGCAAGGCGTTTTCGACAAAGACAAACTTCAAATCATCACAGAGCGAGTGGATGATATCCCTCTGCTTATAGCACAAATGATCAGGATGGGCCTTCGGGAAATCATCGACAGGCATATTCCTCAACATGGAAATCAGAGACAACTCAGCTGGGGATGGACCACCGTCATATGGATGGCCCATATCATAACTGAAGGGGATCATCGCAAAGTCTCGATGAGTGAGTATGTCCAGGAAATGCAACACACATTGAGCTTTTTGGCGGATCAGCCGGTAGTGCCACTAGATTTCAGTGATGACCGTTTGGCCCATCTTCTCAGACATTTAAGCAATAACACATGCTGGTCAAAGATAGAAGCGGATCTCAATCAACAGACGATAGAGGTATATAATCTGGAGCCGGAAACAATCCGATGTGATGCAACTACAGTTTCTGCAGATCAAGAAATCACGGAAGATGGATTGGTACAATTCGGTCACAGCAAAGACAATGCCAAGTTACCACAAATAAAATTGATGAGTGCTGCTCTGGATCCTCTGGGAATGCCATTGGCTTCTGATGTTGTTTCCGGTGAAAAGGCAGACGACGGTCTCTATATTCCCTTGATAGCCCGGGTCAATGAGAGCCTTGAAAAATCCGGATTATTGTTCTCAGGTGATTGCAAAATGAGTGCATTGGAGACTTGGGCTTACTTGGTCTCTTCCAGGCAGCACTATTTGTGCCCCTTGCCGTTGACCGGTAAAACTTCTCATGAAATAACTGATTGGATTAATACAGGTATTGCCAAAGATCAAGAAGATGATTTGGTCTCTGTTTTCAGAGAAAATTATAAGGGCGAATTGATTTTTGCAGCTAAAGGCTATGAGTTTAATCGTACTCAGGTTTTTGAAAAAGACGTCGAAAAAATGGAATGGGATGAACGTGTTTTGGTTGTCCATTCCCCTGCCCATGCCAGGCAACAAACTGCGGGACTTGAGGCTCGACTGGTAAAAGCCCAAGAAAAAATTGAAGCATTGACTCCTCCGCGAGGGCGAGGCAGGCGTCAGATAAGCGATGAAGCAGAACTGCTTGCGGCTGTCACTAAAATAACAGAAGCTCAAAGGGTTGATGGGTTACTGAACATTCAATACGAAAAACAGATCGAGCAGAAAACAAAATATGTTGGCAGAGGCAGGGGGGCAGCCAATAGAGAAAAAGTCACTGTCGAAACAGTCCGTTATCAAATCACCTCTATTGAAAAGAACCAAGAGGCCATTGCAGAGCAAAGCACTCGGTTTGGCTGGAAAGCATTTGTGACTGAGCTCGCTGCGGATAAACTGTCATTGCACGATGCTGTACTGTCATACCGAAATGAATATCGGGTTGAATGCATTTTCGGAAGACTAAAAAGTCGACTCAATATCGCTCCGTTATTTGTTCGAAAAGACGATCAAATTCAAGGTATGACCTACTTGTTGACCTTGTGTGTCAGGGTTATGACGTTGATAGAGTTTGTTGTTCGGCGTTCATTGAAGGAAGAAAAAACCGGGCTGTCTGGTATGCATCCTGAGAACCGAAAAAAAATTACTGATAAACCGTCCGCAGAGAGGATTCTGAAGGCTTTTTCAAGAATTAATCTCACCATTATTTTTGATCAAGCAAGGAATGTTGTTGTTCGCTCACTAAAACCATTGTCGAATTTACAAATAGAAATAATACAAAGGCTAGAGTTGGATACATTTGTTTATTATGGTCTTGAAAATTAA
- a CDS encoding two-CW domain-containing protein, giving the protein MMNEIKINCWEFKKCGREAGGKNASEGVCPAAVDRDLDGVHEGENAGRSCWVVAGTLCDGQRQGDYKEKREGCLYCNFYQLVREEEIPLFSVTSVILARKKMKRIEPTDSPQHSYT; this is encoded by the coding sequence ATGATGAACGAAATAAAAATAAATTGTTGGGAATTCAAAAAATGTGGTCGTGAGGCTGGTGGAAAGAATGCCTCTGAAGGAGTTTGTCCAGCTGCTGTTGACCGTGATCTCGACGGTGTTCATGAAGGCGAAAACGCTGGGCGTTCATGTTGGGTCGTAGCTGGTACGCTTTGTGACGGTCAACGACAGGGAGACTATAAAGAAAAGCGTGAGGGGTGCCTATATTGTAATTTCTACCAGTTGGTTAGAGAGGAGGAAATCCCATTATTTAGCGTAACTTCTGTTATTCTGGCTCGCAAAAAGATGAAAAGGATTGAGCCAACTGATTCTCCTCAGCACAGCTATACTTGA
- a CDS encoding helix-turn-helix domain-containing protein, translated as MPKKYIVQLTPKERCHLQEVIKKLSGGSQKVRRAHILLKADANGPCWKDSRIAEAFNCRTKTVENIRQNFVLHGFQQALDGKKRATPPTPKLLNGEQEVKIIATRLGSPPPGYANWSLRLLARHVVELEIVPSISHETIRQVIKKTG; from the coding sequence ATGCCAAAAAAATACATTGTCCAATTGACTCCAAAAGAACGCTGTCATTTACAGGAGGTTATCAAAAAGCTTTCGGGGGGCAGCCAGAAAGTCCGTCGTGCTCACATCTTATTGAAAGCTGATGCAAATGGCCCCTGTTGGAAAGACAGCAGGATAGCAGAAGCATTCAACTGTAGGACAAAAACGGTTGAGAACATCCGTCAAAATTTTGTTTTGCACGGTTTTCAACAGGCTCTTGACGGAAAAAAACGTGCAACCCCGCCTACTCCGAAACTATTGAATGGGGAGCAGGAGGTTAAAATCATTGCCACTCGTCTTGGTTCACCTCCGCCGGGATACGCAAATTGGTCACTGCGCCTTTTAGCCCGACATGTTGTTGAATTGGAAATAGTTCCGTCGATCAGCCATGAAACTATTCGCCAAGTAATAAAAAAAACGGGATGA
- a CDS encoding IS630 family transposase has translation MNNRKIQYWVIPPKHDAEFVANMEDVIEVYERPYNPNHPFLCMDEQPVQLIKETRLPIPATKNHAKRVDYEYERNGTASIFMFTEPLSGWREATARPRRTKTDWAIEVARLLEGRYAECEKITLVCDNLNTHTKGAFYEAFPPERARALVRRIEFCYTPKHGSWLNIAENELSSMTRQCLANRRIGDIETLQKEIAAWSSDVNNTQRGVEWQMKISDARCKLKSVYPKIKS, from the coding sequence ATGAACAACCGGAAAATCCAATACTGGGTTATTCCACCAAAACACGATGCGGAATTCGTGGCCAACATGGAAGATGTGATAGAGGTTTATGAAAGACCGTATAATCCTAATCATCCTTTTCTTTGTATGGACGAACAACCAGTTCAGCTGATAAAGGAAACTCGTTTACCTATCCCGGCAACTAAAAATCATGCTAAACGCGTTGATTATGAGTATGAGCGTAACGGAACAGCCAGTATTTTCATGTTCACCGAGCCTCTTTCAGGCTGGCGTGAAGCCACAGCTCGTCCTCGGCGGACTAAAACAGATTGGGCGATCGAAGTGGCTCGCCTCCTTGAAGGTCGCTATGCAGAATGTGAAAAGATAACGTTGGTTTGCGATAATCTCAACACCCATACAAAGGGAGCTTTTTATGAGGCTTTTCCTCCTGAACGTGCTCGTGCATTAGTACGCCGGATTGAATTTTGTTACACACCGAAACATGGTAGCTGGCTCAATATAGCAGAAAACGAATTGAGCTCCATGACTCGACAATGTCTTGCCAATCGTCGTATAGGAGATATCGAGACGTTACAGAAAGAGATTGCCGCATGGTCAAGCGATGTGAATAACACTCAACGTGGTGTTGAGTGGCAAATGAAAATTTCTGATGCCCGGTGCAAATTAAAATCCGTTTACCCTAAAATTAAGTCGTGA
- the xerA gene encoding site-specific tyrosine recombinase/integron integrase has product MNAPHLPAFADWLQIERGYSPHTVECYSRDVIEFFQSIKKKITTEEISREHVGTYISSLYLINTGSSVARKMSALRTFFRYCLRQGHISIDPLAGIAGPKRSRHIPTYLTVDEVFSLLEEPKKKDRFFLRDKAIMELIYSTGMRVSETVATDLADADFSAELIKVKGKGRKERLVPFGSTAGETLQLWLPERNRLIADRITRGDEPEREALFLNNRGTRLTVRSVERMVAGYGLRAGIAVRVTPHALRHSFATHLLEMGMDLRMVQELLGHASLSTTQQYTHLNLEHLTKVYDDAHPQAKKRGDKEE; this is encoded by the coding sequence ATGAATGCACCCCATTTACCTGCTTTTGCCGATTGGTTACAAATCGAACGTGGTTACTCCCCCCATACTGTTGAGTGCTACTCTCGTGATGTCATCGAATTCTTTCAGAGTATAAAAAAAAAGATCACGACCGAAGAGATCAGCCGGGAGCACGTTGGCACGTATATCTCTTCGCTCTACCTTATCAACACTGGCTCCTCTGTAGCCCGCAAGATGTCTGCCCTGCGCACCTTCTTCAGGTACTGCCTGAGACAGGGACATATCTCGATTGATCCCTTGGCCGGGATAGCAGGACCAAAACGATCCCGCCATATCCCCACCTATCTCACCGTGGATGAGGTCTTCAGCCTTTTGGAAGAGCCCAAGAAAAAAGACCGCTTCTTTCTCCGAGATAAGGCCATTATGGAGCTGATCTACTCCACCGGCATGCGGGTATCTGAAACCGTTGCCACTGATCTTGCTGATGCCGATTTTTCCGCTGAACTGATCAAGGTGAAGGGAAAAGGAAGGAAAGAGCGGCTCGTCCCCTTTGGCAGCACGGCTGGTGAGACCCTGCAACTATGGCTACCGGAACGCAATCGCCTGATCGCCGATCGCATCACTCGGGGCGACGAACCAGAGCGGGAGGCTTTATTCCTCAATAACCGGGGAACACGACTCACGGTGCGCAGTGTGGAGCGGATGGTTGCCGGTTACGGCCTGCGGGCTGGGATCGCTGTCCGGGTGACTCCCCATGCCCTGCGCCATTCCTTTGCCACCCATCTGCTGGAAATGGGCATGGACCTCCGGATGGTCCAGGAACTCCTAGGACATGCAAGCCTGTCCACCACCCAACAATACACCCATCTCAACCTTGAACATCTGACCAAGGTCTATGATGATGCCCACCCCCAGGCCAAGAAACGAGGAGATAAGGAAGAGTGA
- the xseB gene encoding exodeoxyribonuclease VII small subunit: MAKRTFENALTKLDRITAELEQGDLGLDKSLKTFDEGVQLVKFCNEKLEEARSQVDLLLKKNDTLTSVPFSEGPAASSNNDESV; this comes from the coding sequence ATGGCCAAAAGAACATTTGAAAATGCTCTGACAAAATTGGACCGGATTACCGCAGAACTGGAGCAGGGCGATTTGGGGCTGGATAAGAGCTTGAAGACATTTGACGAGGGGGTTCAGCTGGTCAAATTCTGTAATGAAAAACTGGAAGAGGCACGTAGTCAGGTGGACTTGTTGCTTAAAAAAAATGATACATTGACATCGGTGCCCTTTTCAGAAGGACCAGCAGCGTCATCAAATAATGATGAGAGCGTGTAG
- the dxs gene encoding 1-deoxy-D-xylulose-5-phosphate synthase, with protein MAEYASSCPDSRSAEGKDIIMAPTQSPVQGGDLLDNIDSPDDLRGFNLRELEQLAGEIREEIISTVAENGGHLAPCLGVVELTLALHYVFDTPKDKLVWDVGHQCYAHKLITGRREKFHTLRQYQGISGFPKRSESEYDVVESGHSSTSISYSLGIAAAKELQLDDSKVIAIIGDGSMTAGMAFEALNHAGDVHKDLIVILNDNEMSISPNVGAMSSFLSRKLNSKTMRNLKDHVEEGLKSMSSVGENILNLLRKSEESLKAFFTPGMLFEALKFKYIGPIPGHNLESLIATLRNVRDNTHGPVLIHVLTTKGKGYLPAEMNPGEYHGLGPFTIATGKPLPSSGPISYTAVFGQTICSLAEQDKRVCGITAAMPAGTGLSEFSQRFPDRFFDVGIAEQHAVTFAAGLALDGLRPVLAVYSSFMQRSLDQLIHDVCLPDLPVTFALDRAGVVGDDGPTHHGVFDISFLRFVPNLTVMAPKDENELQHMLCTAVNSDGPSAIRYPRGGGEDVALDQEFKALPIGQGELLREGRDLLLLPVGNRVYPALEAAEGLARLGIDAAVVNPRFIKPLDNELISDWARTCGRVLTVEDNVKKGGFGSAVLQMLHELHLLVPVRILGYGNKFIDQAPQQILWKNAGIDVAGIIKGALEVMKQ; from the coding sequence ATGGCGGAATACGCAAGCAGCTGTCCGGACAGCCGGTCGGCAGAAGGAAAGGACATCATCATGGCCCCGACACAGAGCCCTGTACAGGGCGGCGACCTGCTGGACAACATTGATAGTCCGGATGATCTGCGTGGATTTAATCTTAGGGAGCTGGAGCAGCTTGCTGGCGAGATACGCGAGGAAATTATCTCCACGGTTGCGGAAAACGGGGGCCATCTTGCTCCCTGCCTTGGGGTGGTCGAGCTGACCCTGGCCCTGCATTATGTCTTTGATACACCCAAAGATAAGCTGGTTTGGGATGTGGGGCATCAATGCTATGCCCATAAATTGATCACCGGACGTCGGGAGAAGTTCCATACCCTGCGCCAGTATCAGGGCATAAGCGGCTTTCCCAAACGCTCTGAGAGTGAATATGATGTGGTGGAAAGCGGGCATAGTTCCACCTCTATCTCCTATAGTCTGGGCATCGCTGCTGCCAAAGAGCTGCAGCTGGATGACAGCAAGGTTATCGCCATCATCGGGGATGGCTCCATGACCGCAGGGATGGCCTTTGAGGCCCTGAATCATGCCGGTGATGTGCATAAAGATTTGATTGTTATCCTCAATGATAACGAGATGTCTATTTCCCCAAATGTGGGGGCTATGTCCAGTTTTCTGAGCAGGAAACTCAACTCCAAAACCATGCGTAATCTCAAGGATCACGTGGAAGAGGGCTTGAAGTCCATGTCCTCGGTGGGAGAGAATATCCTGAACCTGCTCCGGAAATCCGAAGAGAGCCTCAAGGCCTTTTTTACGCCGGGTATGCTTTTTGAGGCCCTGAAATTTAAGTATATCGGTCCGATCCCCGGCCATAACCTGGAAAGCCTCATTGCAACCTTGAGGAATGTCCGGGATAATACCCACGGTCCCGTGCTCATCCACGTCTTGACCACCAAGGGTAAGGGTTATCTGCCTGCGGAGATGAACCCGGGCGAGTATCACGGATTGGGCCCCTTCACCATTGCCACAGGCAAGCCCCTGCCATCCTCTGGGCCGATTTCCTATACAGCGGTCTTTGGTCAGACCATCTGCTCCCTGGCTGAGCAGGATAAACGGGTCTGCGGCATCACCGCTGCCATGCCAGCTGGCACTGGTTTAAGCGAGTTCAGTCAGCGCTTCCCAGACCGTTTTTTTGATGTGGGCATTGCAGAGCAACATGCCGTGACCTTTGCTGCCGGTCTTGCTCTGGACGGCCTCCGTCCGGTGTTAGCGGTTTATTCCAGCTTTATGCAGCGTTCCCTGGACCAGTTGATCCACGATGTCTGTTTGCCGGACCTGCCGGTGACCTTTGCCCTGGATCGGGCCGGGGTGGTGGGGGATGATGGTCCTACCCATCATGGCGTCTTTGATATCTCCTTTCTTCGTTTCGTCCCCAATCTGACGGTGATGGCCCCCAAGGATGAAAATGAGTTGCAGCACATGCTCTGTACCGCAGTGAATAGCGACGGTCCCAGCGCGATTCGCTATCCCCGGGGAGGGGGAGAGGATGTTGCCCTGGATCAGGAGTTCAAGGCCCTCCCTATCGGGCAGGGTGAGTTGCTCCGTGAGGGCCGGGACCTGCTCTTGCTGCCTGTGGGGAATCGGGTCTATCCCGCCTTGGAGGCAGCTGAGGGGCTGGCCCGACTCGGTATTGATGCGGCTGTGGTTAACCCACGTTTTATTAAACCCCTGGATAACGAGCTGATCAGCGATTGGGCAAGGACCTGTGGCCGGGTCTTGACGGTGGAAGATAATGTGAAAAAGGGGGGCTTTGGCAGCGCCGTCCTCCAGATGCTGCATGAGTTACATCTGTTGGTTCCGGTTCGTATCCTGGGGTATGGTAATAAGTTTATTGATCAGGCACCGCAGCAGATCCTGTGGAAGAATGCTGGCATTGATGTTGCCGGAATTATCAAGGGGGCCCTGGAGGTTATGAAGCAGTAG
- a CDS encoding DUF2959 family protein translates to MSSSRQPLFSLISLFFATLLLSACSGAYYSAMEKVGVHKRDIMVDRVEGARDAQQDAQEKFKSALEQFASVVALKETDLKIAYDKLNEEYLNCVKASEEVSGRIDKVEQVSEDLFEEWEEELDLYENQTYQANSKRQLRETQSRYRDMLSSMRAAERSMAPVLQTFEDNVLFLKHNLNAQAIGSLQGQFSGLEKDIDLLIERMNKAIQESNAFIAQMGQS, encoded by the coding sequence ATGTCATCCTCAAGACAGCCCTTATTTTCCCTCATCTCACTGTTTTTTGCGACCCTCCTGCTCAGTGCCTGCTCAGGCGCCTATTATTCGGCCATGGAAAAGGTCGGGGTCCATAAACGAGACATTATGGTTGACCGGGTGGAAGGGGCCAGGGATGCCCAACAAGATGCCCAGGAGAAGTTCAAATCCGCCTTGGAACAGTTCGCCTCTGTGGTTGCCCTCAAAGAAACGGACCTGAAAATAGCCTATGATAAGCTGAACGAGGAGTACCTGAACTGCGTAAAGGCCAGCGAGGAGGTCTCGGGCCGGATTGATAAGGTGGAACAGGTCTCTGAGGACCTGTTTGAGGAGTGGGAAGAGGAGTTGGATCTCTACGAAAATCAGACCTATCAGGCGAACAGTAAACGGCAGCTGCGGGAGACCCAGTCCCGCTACCGGGATATGCTCTCCTCCATGCGGGCAGCGGAGCGGAGCATGGCCCCGGTCCTGCAAACCTTTGAGGATAATGTCCTCTTCCTCAAGCATAATCTCAATGCCCAGGCCATTGGCTCCCTGCAGGGCCAGTTTTCCGGGCTGGAAAAGGATATTGATCTGCTGATTGAGCGAATGAATAAGGCGATTCAGGAGTCCAACGCCTTTATAGCCCAGATGGGGCAAAGCTGA
- the htpX gene encoding protease HtpX, producing the protein MKRIFLFLLTNFAILVVLSISARILGIDRFLTSNGLNMTFLLAFSALIGFGGSFISLLMSKKMAKWSTGAQVIKQPSNQEERWLLDTVAKLASRAGLGIPEVAIYQGAPNAFATGPSRSNSLVAVSTGLMQSMTKRQVEAVLAHEISHVANGDMVTLTLIQGIINTFVIFLSRVAAYAVDNFLRGDDEDAGGFSIGYFITSIVFEILFGILASIIVMYFSRIREFKADAGAAALMDDRRPMIEALQALGGMHPGELPKEMAASGIAGSTVKALFSSHPPLEERIAALQKN; encoded by the coding sequence ATGAAACGAATTTTTTTGTTTTTGCTGACCAACTTTGCAATCCTGGTGGTGTTGTCCATCAGCGCGCGCATCCTGGGCATAGATCGTTTCCTGACCAGCAATGGGCTGAATATGACCTTTCTGCTCGCCTTTTCCGCCCTGATCGGCTTTGGCGGCTCCTTCATCTCCCTGCTGATGTCGAAAAAAATGGCCAAGTGGAGCACCGGAGCCCAGGTTATCAAGCAGCCGAGCAACCAGGAAGAACGCTGGCTGTTGGACACGGTGGCCAAACTTGCTTCCAGGGCGGGCTTGGGCATACCGGAGGTTGCCATCTACCAGGGCGCACCCAACGCCTTTGCTACTGGCCCCAGCCGCTCCAATTCCCTGGTTGCCGTTTCTACCGGGCTCATGCAAAGTATGACAAAACGCCAAGTGGAGGCCGTGCTGGCCCACGAAATCTCCCATGTAGCCAACGGGGATATGGTTACCCTGACCCTGATCCAGGGCATTATTAACACCTTTGTCATCTTCCTTTCCCGGGTTGCCGCCTATGCCGTGGACAATTTCCTGCGCGGCGACGATGAGGACGCAGGCGGCTTTAGTATCGGCTACTTCATCACCAGCATCGTGTTTGAGATCCTCTTTGGCATCCTGGCAAGCATCATTGTCATGTACTTCTCCCGCATCCGGGAGTTCAAGGCTGATGCAGGCGCTGCCGCCCTGATGGATGATCGCCGCCCCATGATTGAGGCCCTGCAGGCCCTTGGCGGCATGCATCCTGGCGAGCTTCCCAAAGAGATGGCGGCCAGCGGCATTGCTGGCAGCACCGTGAAGGCCCTGTTCAGCAGCCATCCGCCCCTGGAAGAACGGATCGCTGCTCTGCAAAAGAACTAA
- the lspA gene encoding signal peptidase II, translating into MIRFFLILVLVVVGDQLSKLWILDNFALYESQVIIPGFFNLTFLRNTGAAFGMLSGMPPLWRQIFFISIAAVALVALVVMQRKMGKENSWYTLSFACIGGGAVGNVIDRVLYGSVVDFLDVYIKGYHWPAFNVADSGISVGVGIFLLLQIFEDEKKAAAEPSPLPSEE; encoded by the coding sequence ATGATCCGTTTCTTTCTTATCCTGGTGCTGGTCGTGGTGGGCGACCAGCTGAGCAAGCTCTGGATCCTGGACAACTTCGCACTCTATGAGTCCCAGGTGATCATTCCTGGCTTTTTCAATCTCACCTTTCTCCGCAATACCGGGGCGGCCTTTGGCATGCTCTCCGGGATGCCACCGCTCTGGCGACAGATCTTTTTCATCAGCATTGCGGCGGTGGCCCTGGTGGCCCTGGTGGTTATGCAACGCAAGATGGGGAAAGAGAACTCTTGGTACACCCTCTCCTTCGCCTGTATCGGGGGCGGAGCTGTGGGTAATGTGATTGATCGGGTCCTGTACGGCTCTGTGGTGGATTTCCTGGATGTCTATATCAAGGGCTACCACTGGCCTGCCTTCAATGTGGCGGATTCAGGGATTTCTGTCGGGGTGGGGATCTTTTTGTTGTTGCAGATCTTTGAGGATGAAAAAAAAGCGGCTGCAGAGCCCTCACCCCTTCCTTCAGAAGAATAG